Genomic window (Cystobacter fuscus DSM 2262):
GGGTGAGGCTCCAGGCGGTGCCGCTGCGCGCGGGTGAGCCCATGGAGACGTCCGTGAAGAGGGGCTCGAGGGACTCGGCCTCCAACTCGAGCGGCCCCGTGGTCTGCGCGGTGTCGCCGAGGTTGTGCACCACGAGCACGCGCTCGCCGCCGAGCGTGCGCAGGAAGGCGAGCGTGGGCGCGCGGCCCCGGGTGGAGGTGAGCAGGGTGAGGCCGCCGCGCTCCAGGGCCGGCGAGGCATGGCGGACCCGGATGAGCTCGCGGTAGCGCGAGAGCAGCGAGCCCGGGTCGTTCGTCTGCGTGGCCACGTTGGTGCTCTCGTGGCCCGGGGCGAGCGCGAACCAGGGCGAGCCGGTGGTGAAGCCGCCCGTCGCGCTCGGGTCCCAGGGCATGGGGGTGCGCTTGTCCTCGTCCTTGGGGGTGGGGCCATTGGCCATACCCAGCTCCTCGCCGTAGTAGAGGAAGGGCGAGCCGGGCAGGGTGAGCATCACGGACGCCGCGGTCACCAGGGGCCCGGGCTTGCCGGCGAGCTGCGTGGCCACGCGGATGTTGTCGTGGTTGGTGAGGAAGGGCGTGTCCGCCACGCCCGCGGGGTAGCGGCTGCTCATCTCCCACAGCTTCTGGGCGATGCCGTTGCCGTCTCCACTCCGGGCCGCCTGGAGCAGTGCCTCGGCGAGCGGGAAGTTGAAGTTGAGCGGCAGCTCGTCCCCCTGCGGCAGCCGCTCCGTGGAGCCGTAATAGGTCGCGATGAGGGGCGTGGTGGTCCAGGCCTCGCCCACCAGCACCGCGTCGGGTTTCACGCTCCGCACGTGCTCGGCGAACTCCTTCCAGAAGGCGTGCGTCTCGGCGGTGTCGGCCTGTCCGGTGGGGCCTCCGCCCGTTTCGATGAGGTAGCGCGCCGCGTCCAACCGGAAGCCGTCCACCCCCTTGCCCAGCCAGAAGGAGGCGAGGCGTTTGACCTCCTCGCGCACCGCGGGCGTGCGCAGGTTGAGGTCCGGCATGCCGCCCCAGAAGACGCCGTAGTAGTAGGCGCGGTTGAGCGCGTGCCAGGTGGCGCCCGGGGCGGAGGGATCCCAGGGTTGCTTCCAGCCCAGATCCCTGTCGCTCCACACGTACCAGTCGCGCCGGGCCGAGTTGGGCGAGGACGCGGAGTCGATGAACCACGGGTGCTGAGAGCTGCTGTGGTTGATGATCAGGTCCACGATGACGCGCATGCCCCGGCGGTGGGCCTCGGCGCACAGGCGCTCCAGGTCCTCGTTGGTGCCGTAGTCCGGGTTGATGCGCTCGTAGTCCGTCACGTCGTAGCCGTGGTAGCTCGGCGAGGCGAACACGGGCATGAGCCACAGCGCGTCCACGCCCAGGTCCGTCGTGGTGCTCGGGTCTCCATCGTTGAGGTAGTCCAGCCGGGAGATGAGGCCGGGCAGGTCTCCCTTCCCGTCCCCGTTGGAGTCCTGGAAGCTGCGCACGAACAGCTCGTAGAAGACGGCGTGCTCGTACCAGGCGTCGCCCACGGGCGCGGCGAGTTCCACGCGGGGTGGCGGGGGAAGATTCGGGGAACCCGTGACGCAGGATGTCACGGCGAGCAGGGGCAGCAGACGCGAGGCGCGGGGCATGGTGCCGGTGGCTTACCAGCGTCCTTCGCTCGCGGGCCAGTGCCTGAGGTGAAGGAGTGTGTTCCCTCTGCTATACGCTCGCGAGGCACCGCGGTGCTTCCGCGTCTTCGTGAGGCGGTCGCGCCGGGGTGTCTGCCTTCACCCCCGATGGATGTCCGGCCGTCCGTGTCCGCGCGGCGGCTGGCTCACGCAAAAGGCGTATTCATGACCCCTGTATCTCCACTCCTCGGAAGAGTCCGGGCGAAGAGCCTGCTCTGTGCTCTGTCCCTGTTCTCGGCGGGAGCCGTCTCGGCGCAGCCCGCGAGCGTCACGCTCGTCGGCTCCGCGCCGTTGTGCGCTCCGGACGGCACGGCCTGCACCACGTCCCGCCTGGAGCAGGACGCGACCGACCTCGTCTGGACGAAGTCGTTCCCGCTGCTCGCGGGCCCCACCACCTTCCGCGCGGCCGTGGACGAGGCGGGCACGGTGTCCACCTATGGGCAGAAGGGCGAGAAGGATGGGGCCGAGTACTCGCTGACGCTTGGCCAGCCGGAGAGCGTCAAGTTCTACTACGACCCCGCGAGCCACTGGGTCACCACCAGCAAGTCCGTCATCGCCACCATCGCGGGCAGCTTCCAGAGCGAGCTGGGCTGCCCGGGTGACTGGGCGCCGGACTGCCTGCGCTCGTGGCTGACGGACGAGGATGGAGATGGCACCTACTCGTTCGTGGCGACGGCGCTTCCCGCGGGCAGCTATGAGTGCAAGGTCGCCATCAACGAGAGCTGGGATGAGAACTACGGGGCGAATGGCGAGAAGAGCGGCGGCAACATCGGCTTCTCCGTGCCCTCCTCGGGGATGCCCGTGGTCTTCACCTACAACCCCACGAGCCACGTCTTGAGCATCGAGGTCATCGGCGCGCCCAAGGGGGACATCGAGCGGGCCCGGGCCTACTGGGTGTCCGGAGAGCTGCTGGCCTGGAACGCCACGGGCACGGCCCCGCTTCCCGAGGGGGCCACCTTCCGGCTGCACCACGATCCCACGGGCGCGATGACGCTCGGGGCGACGGACATCTCGGGGGGCAGCGTGCTGCCGCTGTCGATCGAGCCCGCGGGGTTGCCTCCGCACATCGCCGAGAGGTTCCCGCACCTCAAGGGCATGACGGTGCTGCGCATCGCCGACGCGGATCTCATCCAGGTCAAGGACATCCTCAAGGGGCAGGTGGCGCTGTCGCTCATCAACGCCGGGAACAACGTGGTGAACGCCACGGGCTTGCAACTGCCGCTCGCGCTGGACGCGCTGTACGCCAACGACGAGGCCCTGGGCGTCACCTGGTCGGGCAACACCCCCACTTTCAAGCTCTGGGCGCCCACGGCGCGCAACGTGGCGCTGCTGCTCTACAACAACTCCAAGCCGGAGTCGGTGGGCACGCGCGTGGCCATGTCGCTCGATGCCGCCACGGGCATCTGGAGCGCGAAGGTCGACGGGAGCTGGCGCAACAAGTTCTATCTCTATGAGGTGGAGGTGTACGTCCCCTCGGAGAAGCGGGTGGTGAAGAGCCTGGTCACCGATCCCTACTCGCTGAGCCTGTCCCTCAACAGCAAGCGCAG
Coding sequences:
- a CDS encoding alpha-amylase family glycosyl hydrolase — its product is MPRASRLLPLLAVTSCVTGSPNLPPPPRVELAAPVGDAWYEHAVFYELFVRSFQDSNGDGKGDLPGLISRLDYLNDGDPSTTTDLGVDALWLMPVFASPSYHGYDVTDYERINPDYGTNEDLERLCAEAHRRGMRVIVDLIINHSSSQHPWFIDSASSPNSARRDWYVWSDRDLGWKQPWDPSAPGATWHALNRAYYYGVFWGGMPDLNLRTPAVREEVKRLASFWLGKGVDGFRLDAARYLIETGGGPTGQADTAETHAFWKEFAEHVRSVKPDAVLVGEAWTTTPLIATYYGSTERLPQGDELPLNFNFPLAEALLQAARSGDGNGIAQKLWEMSSRYPAGVADTPFLTNHDNIRVATQLAGKPGPLVTAASVMLTLPGSPFLYYGEELGMANGPTPKDEDKRTPMPWDPSATGGFTTGSPWFALAPGHESTNVATQTNDPGSLLSRYRELIRVRHASPALERGGLTLLTSTRGRAPTLAFLRTLGGERVLVVHNLGDTAQTTGPLELEAESLEPLFTDVSMGSPARSGTAWSLTLPGRATGIWRLR